The following proteins are co-located in the Burkholderia sp. HI2500 genome:
- the flgH gene encoding flagellar basal body L-ring protein FlgH — MKQVRLLPSATVRAACAVAVAAFAAGCAQIPRDPIIQQPMTAQPPTPMSMQAPGSIYNPGYAGRPLFEDQRPRNVGDILTIMIAENINATKSSGANTNRQGNTDFNVPTAGFLGGLFAKANLSAAGNNKFAATGGASAANTFNGTITVTVTNVLPNGNLVVSGEKQMLINQGNEFVRFSGVVNPNTISGANSVYSTQVADAKIEYSSKGYINEAETMGWLQRFFLNIAPW, encoded by the coding sequence ATGAAGCAGGTTCGCCTCCTCCCGTCAGCCACCGTCCGCGCCGCATGCGCGGTCGCGGTGGCGGCGTTCGCCGCCGGTTGCGCGCAGATTCCGCGCGATCCGATCATCCAGCAGCCGATGACGGCGCAGCCGCCGACGCCGATGTCGATGCAGGCGCCCGGCTCGATCTACAACCCCGGCTACGCGGGGCGGCCGCTCTTCGAGGATCAGCGTCCGCGCAACGTCGGCGACATCCTGACGATCATGATCGCGGAGAACATCAACGCGACCAAGTCGTCGGGCGCGAACACGAACCGGCAGGGCAACACCGACTTCAACGTGCCGACGGCCGGCTTCCTCGGCGGGCTGTTCGCGAAGGCGAACCTGTCGGCGGCCGGCAACAACAAGTTCGCGGCGACCGGCGGCGCCAGCGCGGCGAACACGTTCAACGGCACGATCACGGTGACCGTCACCAACGTGCTGCCGAACGGCAACCTCGTGGTCAGCGGCGAGAAGCAGATGCTGATCAACCAGGGCAACGAATTCGTGCGCTTCTCGGGTGTCGTGAACCCGAACACGATCTCGGGCGCGAACTCCGTCTACTCGACGCAGGTCGCCGACGCGAAGATCGAATACTCGTCGAAGGGCTACATCAACGAAGCCGAGACGATGGGCTGGCTGCAGCGTTTCTTCCTCAACATCGCGCCGTGGTGA
- the flgG gene encoding flagellar basal-body rod protein FlgG: MNRSLYIAATGMNAQQAQMDVISNNLANTSTNGFKASRAVFEDLLYQTIRQPGANSTQQTELPSGLQLGTGVQQVATERRYTQGGLTQTGNAKDVAINGAGFFQVVMPDGTNAYTRDGAFQTNAQGQLVTSSGYQVLPAITIPQNATSLTIGKDGVVTVTQAGSTNSVQIGSLQVATFINPAGLEARGENLFSETTSSGAPNVSQPGLNGAGTLNQNYVEASNVNVVQELVNMIQTQRAYEINSKAVTTSDQMLQTVTQMKS; encoded by the coding sequence GTGAACCGTTCGCTCTACATTGCCGCCACCGGCATGAATGCGCAGCAAGCGCAGATGGACGTGATTTCGAACAACCTCGCGAACACCAGCACGAACGGCTTCAAGGCGTCGCGCGCGGTGTTCGAGGATCTGCTGTACCAGACCATCCGCCAGCCGGGCGCGAACTCGACGCAGCAGACGGAATTGCCGTCGGGCCTGCAGCTCGGCACCGGCGTGCAGCAGGTCGCGACCGAGCGCCGGTACACGCAGGGCGGCCTCACGCAGACCGGCAACGCGAAGGACGTCGCGATCAACGGCGCCGGCTTCTTCCAGGTGGTGATGCCGGACGGCACGAACGCCTACACACGCGACGGCGCGTTCCAGACCAACGCGCAGGGCCAGCTCGTCACGTCGAGCGGCTACCAGGTCCTGCCGGCGATCACGATCCCGCAGAACGCGACGTCGCTGACCATCGGCAAGGACGGCGTCGTGACGGTCACGCAGGCGGGCTCGACCAATTCGGTGCAGATCGGCTCGCTGCAGGTCGCGACCTTCATCAACCCGGCCGGCCTCGAGGCGCGCGGCGAGAACCTGTTCTCCGAGACGACGTCGTCGGGCGCGCCGAACGTATCGCAACCGGGGCTGAACGGCGCGGGCACGCTCAACCAGAACTACGTCGAAGCGTCGAACGTGAACGTCGTGCAGGAGCTCGTCAACATGATCCAGACGCAGCGTGCCTACGAGATCAACAGCAAGGCCGTGACGACGTCCGACCAGATGCTGCAGACCGTCACGCAGATGAAGAGCTAA
- the flgF gene encoding flagellar basal-body rod protein FlgF, with protein MDRLIYTAMTGASQSLDQQAVVANNLANASTTGFRAQLATYRAVPMNFGDGSTSDPTTTRTYVLASTPGADYTPGPITRTGNPLDVAVQGAGWLAVQAADGSEAYTRAGNLHVDENGQLVNASNLPVVGNGGPISVPPNAEVTIGKDGTISALMPGDPPTAVAIVDQMKLVNPDPATLTRGNDGLFRTADGNPADADPNVVVTPNSLEGSNVNPVTAMVAMIDNARAFQLQSKLIQTADQNEQTANQLLNFS; from the coding sequence ATGGACCGACTGATCTACACGGCGATGACGGGTGCGTCGCAGTCGCTCGACCAGCAGGCGGTGGTCGCGAACAACCTCGCGAACGCGTCGACGACGGGCTTTCGCGCGCAGCTCGCGACGTATCGCGCGGTGCCGATGAATTTCGGCGACGGCAGCACGAGCGACCCGACGACGACGCGCACCTACGTGCTCGCGTCGACGCCCGGCGCCGACTACACGCCCGGTCCGATCACGCGCACCGGCAACCCGCTCGACGTCGCCGTGCAGGGCGCGGGCTGGCTGGCGGTGCAGGCGGCCGACGGCAGCGAGGCGTACACGCGCGCCGGCAACCTGCACGTCGACGAGAACGGCCAGCTCGTCAACGCGAGCAACCTGCCGGTGGTCGGCAATGGCGGCCCGATTTCGGTGCCGCCGAACGCGGAAGTGACGATCGGCAAGGACGGCACGATTTCCGCGCTGATGCCGGGCGACCCGCCGACGGCGGTCGCGATCGTCGACCAGATGAAGCTCGTGAACCCCGACCCGGCCACGCTCACGCGCGGCAACGACGGGCTGTTCCGCACCGCCGACGGCAATCCGGCCGACGCCGACCCGAACGTGGTCGTCACGCCGAATTCGCTCGAAGGCAGCAACGTCAACCCGGTGACCGCGATGGTCGCGATGATCGACAACGCGCGCGCGTTCCAGCTTCAGTCGAAGCTGATCCAGACGGCCGACCAGAACGAGCAGACGGCGAACCAGCTGCTCAATTTCAGCTGA
- the flgE gene encoding flagellar hook protein FlgE, which produces MGYQQGLSGLAGASNALDVIGNNIANANTVGFKSSTAQFADMYANSVATSTNTQIGIGTSLNAVQQNFGQGTINTTSSSLDVAINGNGFFQMSNNGVTTYSRDGTFQRDKNGFIVDSQGRNLMGYAANGGGVINTAQTVPLQAPTTNIAPTATTKIAAQFNLNSQDTVPAKTPFSATDNTTYNYSTSIQVYDSLGGSQAVNMYFVKSAAGTWEAYAGVQGGATSDLGTVTFDASGAIKSTTTGTPPAPTTSVGQFQFTVPNTDGSATPQSLTLDLTGTTQYGGKNGVNNLAQDGYASGTLTTYTIGADGKLTGNYSNGQTAVLGQIALANFNNPNGLVSLGGNQYAESSASGVPQISAPGSTNHGKLQGSALENSNVDLTSQLVNLITAQRNYQANAQTIKTQQAVDQTIINL; this is translated from the coding sequence ATGGGTTATCAACAGGGTCTGAGCGGCCTCGCGGGTGCATCGAACGCGCTCGACGTGATCGGCAACAACATCGCGAACGCGAACACGGTCGGCTTCAAGTCGAGCACCGCGCAGTTCGCCGACATGTATGCGAACTCGGTCGCGACGTCGACCAACACGCAGATCGGTATCGGCACGTCGCTGAACGCGGTGCAGCAGAACTTCGGCCAGGGCACGATCAACACGACGAGCTCGTCGCTCGACGTCGCGATCAACGGCAACGGCTTCTTCCAGATGTCGAACAACGGCGTGACGACCTACTCGCGCGACGGCACGTTCCAGCGCGACAAGAACGGCTTCATCGTCGACTCGCAGGGCCGTAACCTGATGGGCTACGCAGCCAACGGGGGCGGCGTGATCAACACCGCGCAGACCGTGCCGCTGCAGGCGCCGACGACCAACATCGCGCCGACCGCGACGACCAAGATCGCCGCGCAGTTCAACCTGAACTCGCAGGACACGGTGCCGGCCAAGACGCCGTTCAGCGCGACCGACAACACGACCTACAACTACTCGACGTCGATCCAGGTGTACGACTCGCTCGGCGGTTCGCAGGCGGTCAACATGTACTTCGTGAAGTCCGCGGCCGGCACGTGGGAAGCGTACGCGGGCGTGCAGGGCGGCGCCACGTCGGATCTCGGCACGGTCACGTTCGACGCGTCGGGCGCGATCAAGAGCACGACCACGGGCACGCCGCCCGCGCCGACCACGTCGGTCGGCCAGTTCCAGTTCACGGTGCCGAACACCGACGGCTCGGCGACGCCGCAGAGCCTCACGCTCGACCTGACCGGCACGACGCAGTACGGAGGCAAGAACGGCGTGAACAACCTCGCGCAGGACGGCTACGCGAGCGGCACGCTGACGACCTACACGATCGGCGCCGACGGCAAGCTGACCGGCAACTACTCGAACGGCCAGACCGCCGTGCTCGGCCAGATCGCGCTCGCGAACTTCAACAACCCGAACGGGCTGGTGAGCCTCGGCGGCAACCAGTACGCGGAAAGCTCCGCGTCGGGCGTGCCGCAGATCTCGGCGCCGGGCAGCACGAACCACGGCAAGCTGCAGGGCAGCGCGCTGGAAAACTCGAACGTCGACCTCACGTCGCAGCTCGTCAACCTGATCACCGCGCAGCGCAACTACCAGGCGAACGCGCAGACGATCAAGACGCAGCAGGCCGTCGACCAGACGATCATCAACCTGTAA
- a CDS encoding flagellar hook assembly protein FlgD — MTSSNTTIGSNGTNVSNLPTDTMNTNKVSSTNGTSASDLQATFLKLLVTQLQNQDPTSPVDSSQMTSQLAQINTVSGIAQLNTSLTSLSSQLTAGQQTQAALLIGTNVLAPGNAVAVKSGAASPFGVSLANSVSNLTITVKNAAGTVVNTINAGAQSAGTVPFNWTPTDAAGNALPDGKYTVSASYTDSNGTPQPATTLAASTVQSVIKQADGTAGLVLSNGTTVGLTQVASIFPNTTASSPSGSGTTSN, encoded by the coding sequence ATGACTTCCTCCAACACGACGATCGGCAGCAACGGCACCAACGTGTCGAACCTGCCGACCGACACGATGAACACCAACAAAGTGTCGTCGACCAACGGCACGTCGGCGAGCGACCTGCAGGCGACGTTCCTGAAGCTGCTCGTCACGCAGCTGCAGAACCAGGATCCGACCAGCCCGGTCGACAGCTCGCAGATGACGTCGCAGCTCGCGCAGATCAACACGGTGAGCGGCATCGCGCAGCTGAACACGTCGCTCACGTCGCTGTCTTCGCAGCTCACGGCCGGCCAGCAGACGCAGGCCGCGCTGCTGATCGGCACGAACGTGCTCGCGCCGGGCAACGCGGTCGCGGTGAAGAGCGGCGCGGCGTCGCCGTTCGGCGTGTCGCTCGCGAATTCGGTGTCGAACCTGACGATCACCGTGAAGAACGCGGCGGGCACCGTGGTGAACACGATCAACGCGGGCGCGCAGTCGGCCGGCACCGTGCCGTTCAACTGGACGCCGACCGACGCGGCGGGCAACGCCCTGCCGGACGGCAAGTACACCGTCAGCGCGTCGTACACCGACAGCAACGGCACGCCGCAGCCGGCCACGACGCTCGCGGCGTCGACCGTGCAGAGCGTGATCAAGCAGGCGGACGGCACGGCGGGGCTCGTGCTGTCGAACGGCACGACCGTGGGGTTGACCCAGGTTGCGTCGATTTTCCCGAACACCACCGCGTCGTCGCCATCCGGCAGCGGCACCACCTCCAACTGA
- the flgC gene encoding flagellar basal body rod protein FlgC codes for MPSLMNIFGVAGSALSAQSQRLNVTASNLANADSATGPDGKPYKAKQVVFATDPIGGARTASGQGVGGVRVTKVMDDPSPMKSTYDPSNPAADSNGYVQMPNVDPVQEMVNMISASRSYQANVETLNTAKTLMLKTLTIGS; via the coding sequence ATGCCTTCGTTGATGAACATCTTCGGCGTCGCCGGCTCGGCGCTGTCCGCGCAGTCGCAGCGCCTGAACGTCACCGCGTCGAACCTCGCGAACGCCGACAGCGCGACCGGCCCCGACGGCAAGCCGTACAAGGCCAAGCAGGTCGTGTTCGCGACCGACCCGATCGGCGGCGCGCGCACCGCGTCCGGCCAGGGCGTGGGCGGCGTGCGCGTGACGAAGGTGATGGACGACCCGTCGCCGATGAAGTCGACCTACGACCCGTCGAACCCGGCCGCCGATTCGAACGGCTACGTGCAGATGCCGAACGTCGATCCGGTGCAGGAGATGGTGAACATGATCTCGGCATCGCGCTCGTACCAGGCCAACGTCGAGACGCTGAACACCGCGAAGACGCTGATGCTCAAGACGCTGACGATCGGCTCGTAA
- the flgB gene encoding flagellar basal body rod protein FlgB — protein sequence MLDKLDAEFAFGRQALDVRAYRQELLSSNIANSDTPGYQARDVDFASTLARSLKQAGGGLAPSNAAQLPMAQPAGVTNGMSMVSTAAGHMAGTAKLIPTGGPSDDYGRAQYRMPLQPALDGNTVDLDVERVQFANNALHYQTGMTVMTQQIKAMIAAITSNQ from the coding sequence ATGCTGGACAAACTCGATGCGGAATTCGCGTTCGGCCGACAGGCGCTGGACGTGCGCGCCTACCGGCAGGAACTGCTGTCGTCGAACATCGCGAACTCCGACACGCCCGGCTACCAGGCCCGCGACGTCGATTTCGCGTCGACGCTCGCACGCTCGCTGAAGCAGGCGGGCGGCGGCCTCGCGCCGAGCAACGCGGCGCAACTGCCGATGGCGCAGCCGGCCGGCGTGACGAACGGGATGTCGATGGTGTCGACGGCGGCGGGCCACATGGCCGGCACCGCGAAGCTGATCCCGACGGGCGGCCCGTCGGACGACTACGGCCGTGCGCAGTACCGGATGCCGCTGCAGCCGGCGCTCGACGGCAACACGGTCGATCTCGACGTCGAGCGCGTGCAGTTCGCGAACAACGCGCTGCACTACCAGACCGGGATGACCGTGATGACCCAGCAGATCAAGGCGATGATCGCCGCGATCACGTCGAACCAGTGA
- the flgA gene encoding flagellar basal body P-ring formation chaperone FlgA, whose protein sequence is MTGSALRGRNGRLTHVRRAFALAAALWIAAPAAHADDAMIVIPGRGETAETALAHANAASGGQFGGNAANGANAATAPGSGLAPDTGRAASGAGAGAAGASGAGYAAQPAGTMVVTTVPPPAPAPAAAPRPVYAAARMNAGTGYGAPRAADPNAIATVVAGTAEPASNPVRPAPQPAMTARLAAARAASAAPAPRAVPVSSNPAPAANAANAATAAQPATPPGQQDPESIRRTALAFLQQQVAGLPGKTTTTVTTAFPRGLAACTTLEPFMPTGARLWGRTTVGVRCAGERPWTVYLQAKVTVQATYYVAARQIAPGEPLSAADLVARDGDLTVLPLAVITDPAQAIGATALARISAGLPLRQDLLKSAASVSAGQTVRVVAAGPGFTISAEGSALANAAPGQSVRVRMAAGQIVTAIVKDAGTVEIPL, encoded by the coding sequence ATGACTGGCAGCGCACTTCGCGGAAGGAACGGGCGGCTCACGCACGTCCGGCGTGCGTTTGCGCTCGCCGCGGCGCTGTGGATCGCCGCCCCGGCCGCGCACGCGGACGACGCGATGATCGTGATTCCGGGGCGCGGCGAGACGGCCGAAACCGCGCTCGCGCACGCCAATGCGGCGAGCGGCGGGCAGTTCGGCGGGAATGCGGCGAACGGCGCGAATGCGGCGACGGCGCCGGGTTCGGGCCTGGCGCCGGACACGGGTCGTGCCGCGAGCGGCGCGGGTGCGGGTGCCGCCGGCGCGTCCGGCGCCGGCTACGCGGCGCAACCGGCCGGCACGATGGTCGTGACGACCGTCCCGCCGCCGGCTCCTGCGCCAGCCGCAGCGCCGCGCCCTGTCTATGCAGCCGCCCGCATGAATGCCGGAACCGGATATGGCGCGCCGCGCGCCGCCGATCCGAACGCGATCGCGACGGTCGTCGCCGGCACGGCCGAACCCGCATCGAATCCCGTACGGCCGGCCCCGCAGCCGGCCATGACCGCGCGCCTGGCGGCGGCTCGCGCCGCGTCCGCCGCGCCGGCGCCGCGCGCCGTCCCGGTTTCCTCGAACCCAGCCCCGGCGGCCAATGCCGCCAATGCCGCCACCGCGGCCCAGCCCGCGACACCGCCCGGCCAGCAGGATCCCGAGTCGATCCGCCGCACGGCCCTCGCCTTCCTGCAGCAGCAGGTCGCGGGCCTGCCCGGCAAGACCACCACGACGGTCACGACCGCGTTTCCGCGCGGGCTCGCCGCGTGCACGACGCTCGAGCCGTTCATGCCCACCGGCGCGCGCCTGTGGGGCCGCACGACGGTCGGCGTGCGCTGCGCGGGCGAACGGCCGTGGACCGTCTACCTGCAGGCGAAAGTCACCGTGCAGGCCACCTACTACGTCGCCGCGCGCCAGATCGCGCCCGGCGAGCCGCTTTCCGCGGCCGACCTGGTCGCCCGCGACGGCGACCTGACGGTGCTGCCGCTCGCGGTGATCACCGATCCGGCGCAGGCGATCGGCGCGACCGCGCTCGCGCGCATCTCGGCCGGGCTGCCGCTGCGGCAGGACCTGCTGAAGAGCGCGGCGTCGGTGTCGGCCGGCCAGACGGTGCGGGTGGTCGCGGCCGGGCCCGGTTTCACGATTTCGGCCGAGGGCAGCGCGCTGGCGAATGCGGCGCCCGGCCAGTCGGTGCGGGTACGGATGGCGGCAGGGCAGATCGTCACGGCGATCGTCAAGGACGCCGGCACCGTGGAAATTCCGCTATAG
- the flgM gene encoding flagellar biosynthesis anti-sigma factor FlgM: MKIDSTPNPSPLAPTGNGATRAQSGTASSSSAQAADAGSTGGDRSVNLSGLSGQLRSVSASGNGDIDTGLVQSIKDALNNGTLTIDANKIADGVLNTARELLQQQRPGN, from the coding sequence GTGAAGATCGATTCCACTCCGAACCCGAGCCCCCTGGCGCCGACCGGCAACGGCGCGACCCGTGCGCAATCCGGCACGGCCTCGTCTTCGTCCGCGCAGGCGGCCGATGCGGGGTCGACCGGCGGCGACCGGAGCGTGAACCTGTCGGGTCTGTCCGGCCAGTTGCGCTCGGTATCCGCGTCCGGCAACGGCGATATCGACACGGGCCTGGTCCAGTCGATCAAGGACGCGCTGAACAACGGCACGCTGACGATCGACGCGAACAAGATCGCCGACGGCGTATTGAATACCGCCCGAGAGCTGCTGCAGCAGCAGCGCCCGGGCAACTGA
- a CDS encoding flagella synthesis protein FlgN, translated as MREELLATVNDEHATVEAFASLLAYEEKALTTAQPLEMLPGIVEKKSELIDRLAQLERTRDTQLSALGFPAGKKGMDQAAERDARLAGRWQLLQQSAERARQANANNGMLIRIRMDYNERALAVLRSAPAPAGIYGADGRVSALTR; from the coding sequence ATGAGAGAAGAGCTGCTGGCCACGGTCAACGACGAACACGCGACGGTCGAAGCGTTCGCGTCCCTGCTTGCGTACGAGGAAAAGGCGCTGACGACGGCGCAGCCGCTCGAGATGCTGCCCGGGATCGTTGAGAAGAAAAGCGAGCTGATCGACCGGCTCGCGCAGCTCGAACGCACGCGCGACACCCAGCTTTCCGCACTCGGCTTTCCGGCCGGCAAGAAGGGGATGGACCAGGCCGCCGAGCGCGATGCCCGCCTCGCCGGCCGCTGGCAGTTGCTGCAGCAGTCCGCCGAACGCGCGCGCCAGGCCAATGCGAACAACGGGATGCTGATCCGGATCCGGATGGACTACAACGAGCGCGCGCTCGCGGTACTGCGCTCGGCGCCCGCGCCGGCCGGCATCTACGGCGCCGATGGCCGTGTGTCGGCCCTCACGCGCTGA
- a CDS encoding SGNH/GDSL hydrolase family protein, with amino-acid sequence MPYFRIPFSSRVAAVSAVATLGAALTLPAAQAAGPAPLPTPTGDMSLSPAGPDVVPPSASSPPGATPRASRRGSDTYTYLRCWYRIDADPLKPAATYEWARNPAGGDWYRVSGYWWADGITQWKNMFYSTTPQDTLADVCRKTLAAKGIKTDLVQAVAANNALSFNYTVWTIDAAQQDARVNKLIVFGDSLSDTQNMFNASQWKLPNGTSWNAGRFSNGPVWAEYLANALRLPFYNWAIGGAATDQYLVVPGLVQQIDSWREYMDRAPDYRPANTLFAVFAGGNDLVNYGRSPEQAANAVRDSLERLAAAGATRIMLVTLPDVSRAPVFATRTDTASVAAQVKDYNQRLADAAAALRARYGATLRLEVFDAYALFDDLLSHPAQYGFDDAKRSCLDIPKPSSLTYLGAQTPRADCRDPARFVFWDTLHPTTRTHAWLAERIAPFVRARLLN; translated from the coding sequence ATGCCATATTTCCGCATTCCGTTTTCATCCCGCGTCGCCGCCGTGTCCGCTGTCGCCACGCTGGGCGCCGCCTTGACGCTCCCCGCCGCGCAGGCCGCCGGCCCCGCGCCGCTGCCCACGCCGACGGGCGACATGTCGCTGTCGCCGGCCGGCCCCGACGTCGTGCCGCCGTCCGCATCGAGCCCGCCAGGCGCCACGCCGCGCGCGTCCCGCCGCGGCTCCGACACCTACACGTACCTGCGCTGCTGGTACCGGATCGACGCGGACCCGCTGAAGCCGGCCGCGACCTACGAATGGGCGCGCAACCCGGCCGGCGGCGACTGGTATCGCGTGTCCGGCTACTGGTGGGCGGACGGCATCACGCAGTGGAAGAACATGTTCTACAGCACGACGCCGCAGGACACGCTCGCCGACGTGTGCCGCAAGACGCTGGCCGCGAAAGGCATCAAGACCGACCTCGTGCAGGCGGTCGCGGCGAACAACGCGCTGTCGTTCAACTACACGGTGTGGACCATCGACGCCGCGCAGCAGGACGCGCGCGTCAACAAGCTGATCGTGTTCGGCGACAGCCTGTCCGACACGCAGAACATGTTCAACGCGAGCCAGTGGAAGCTGCCGAACGGCACGAGCTGGAATGCGGGGCGCTTCAGCAACGGCCCGGTGTGGGCCGAATATCTCGCGAACGCGTTGCGGCTGCCGTTCTACAACTGGGCGATCGGCGGCGCGGCGACCGACCAGTACCTCGTCGTGCCGGGCCTCGTGCAGCAGATCGATTCGTGGCGCGAATACATGGATCGCGCGCCGGACTACCGGCCCGCCAACACGCTGTTCGCGGTGTTCGCGGGCGGCAACGACCTGGTGAACTACGGGCGCTCGCCCGAACAGGCGGCGAATGCGGTGCGCGACAGCCTCGAGCGGCTCGCCGCGGCCGGCGCGACGCGGATCATGCTCGTCACGCTGCCGGACGTGTCGCGCGCGCCGGTGTTCGCGACCCGCACCGACACCGCGAGCGTGGCCGCGCAGGTGAAGGACTACAACCAGCGCCTCGCGGACGCGGCCGCCGCGCTGCGCGCCCGCTACGGCGCGACGTTGCGGCTCGAGGTGTTCGATGCGTATGCGTTGTTCGACGACCTGCTGAGCCACCCGGCCCAGTATGGCTTCGACGATGCGAAGCGTTCGTGCCTCGACATCCCGAAACCGTCGTCGCTCACCTACCTGGGCGCGCAGACGCCGCGTGCGGACTGCCGTGACCCGGCGCGCTTCGTGTTCTGGGACACGCTGCACCCGACCACGCGCACGCACGCGTGGCTCGCCGAGCGGATCGCGCCGTTCGTGCGGGCACGCCTGCTGAACTGA
- a CDS encoding M24 family metallopeptidase: protein MIDRLKYSFSGLPPYDASVVDTQAGLSRLLDAARLDAVLVTSQDEYVTEYLPLANNPRYAVSGFDGSAGCGIFLSAATAQALDLPPFVLFVDGRYHLQAEQQCDPARVRIEKLGMNVTIWQAMADWLVAHGSRLARVGYDARRVSVAQRDRLFEQTQAASLDWTSLVDREIDRAIALPGWVVERPIFEVPESATGLSVAQNLDTLNRRLAAHTGAPDGKTAFFTCASDDLAYLLNSRGYHIPNASSHLGFLFAVGGQVALFLPEGCDRCEVTLASYPALHVIRRDVAALERFLAQFDVEHVCYGFESVNCALVDAVKRVWPHARQADFNPVEAMRASKTPAVLDQFRDAFARSSAAIAETMRWAKAGEPGARHTEYDLARTINDAYGARSAVALTFPSIAANGANSAFAHYTAASADVELTEGELVLLDSGAYYEAGFATDCTRVVLRRTRPETVAQPWQREIYTVALKACIKGLVTRFPSTATGGDVDALVRQVCRDHGHDFGHGTGHGVGIHVHEGGVRFAPGAKYGLVPNAVISVEPGIYVPGKGGVRIENIVIIRQDDAQPDTVTFENIVTVGYDWDLIDLDLLDDDERAYLRDYERLCVERGTQVTACPLL, encoded by the coding sequence ATGATCGATCGACTGAAATACAGCTTCTCCGGCCTTCCCCCGTACGACGCATCCGTCGTCGACACGCAGGCGGGCCTGTCGCGCCTGCTCGATGCGGCGCGGCTCGACGCGGTGCTGGTCACGTCGCAGGACGAATACGTGACCGAGTACCTGCCGCTCGCCAACAATCCGCGCTACGCGGTGTCGGGTTTCGACGGCTCGGCCGGCTGCGGGATCTTCCTGAGCGCGGCGACCGCGCAGGCACTCGATCTGCCCCCGTTCGTGCTGTTCGTCGACGGCCGCTATCACCTGCAGGCCGAGCAGCAGTGCGATCCGGCGCGCGTGCGCATCGAGAAGCTCGGGATGAACGTGACGATCTGGCAGGCGATGGCCGACTGGCTGGTCGCGCACGGCAGCCGGCTCGCGCGGGTCGGCTACGACGCGCGGCGGGTCAGCGTCGCGCAGCGCGATCGTCTGTTCGAACAGACGCAGGCCGCGTCGCTCGACTGGACGAGCCTCGTCGACCGGGAGATCGATCGCGCGATCGCGCTGCCGGGCTGGGTCGTCGAGCGGCCGATCTTCGAAGTGCCTGAGTCGGCGACCGGCCTGAGCGTTGCGCAGAACCTCGACACGCTGAACCGCCGGCTCGCCGCGCATACCGGCGCGCCGGACGGCAAGACCGCGTTCTTCACCTGCGCGTCGGACGATCTCGCGTACCTGCTGAACAGCCGCGGCTATCACATCCCGAATGCGTCGTCGCACCTCGGCTTCCTGTTCGCGGTCGGCGGCCAGGTGGCGTTGTTCCTGCCGGAAGGCTGCGACCGCTGCGAGGTCACGCTCGCGTCGTATCCGGCGCTGCACGTGATCCGGCGCGATGTCGCGGCGCTCGAGCGCTTTCTCGCGCAGTTCGACGTCGAGCACGTGTGCTACGGCTTCGAGTCGGTGAACTGCGCGCTCGTCGACGCGGTGAAGCGGGTGTGGCCGCACGCGCGGCAGGCCGACTTCAACCCGGTCGAGGCGATGCGGGCCAGCAAGACGCCGGCGGTGCTCGACCAGTTCCGCGACGCGTTCGCGCGCAGCTCCGCGGCGATCGCCGAGACGATGCGCTGGGCGAAGGCCGGCGAGCCGGGCGCGCGCCACACCGAATACGATCTGGCTCGCACGATCAACGACGCGTACGGCGCACGCTCGGCGGTGGCGCTGACGTTTCCGTCGATCGCGGCGAACGGCGCGAACAGCGCGTTCGCGCATTACACCGCGGCGAGCGCGGACGTCGAGCTGACGGAAGGCGAACTCGTGCTGCTCGACAGCGGCGCGTACTACGAAGCCGGCTTCGCGACGGACTGCACCCGTGTGGTGCTGCGCCGGACCCGGCCGGAAACGGTCGCGCAGCCGTGGCAGCGCGAGATCTACACGGTCGCGCTGAAGGCCTGCATCAAGGGGCTCGTCACGCGCTTTCCGAGCACCGCGACGGGCGGCGACGTCGATGCGCTCGTGCGGCAGGTGTGCCGCGACCACGGCCACGATTTCGGCCACGGCACCGGGCACGGCGTCGGGATCCACGTGCACGAGGGCGGCGTGCGGTTCGCGCCGGGCGCCAAGTACGGGCTCGTGCCGAATGCGGTGATCTCGGTCGAGCCGGGCATCTATGTGCCGGGCAAGGGCGGCGTGCGGATCGAGAACATCGTGATCATCCGCCAAGACGACGCGCAGCCGGACACCGTCACGTTCGAGAACATCGTGACGGTCGGCTACGACTGGGACCTGATCGATCTCGACCTGCTGGACGACGACGAGCGCGCGTACCTGCGCGACTACGAGCGGCTGTGCGTGGAGCGCGGCACGCAGGTCACCGCGTGTCCGCTGCTGTAG